One genomic region from Nitrospira sp. CR1.1 encodes:
- a CDS encoding molybdopterin-dependent oxidoreductase, with translation MIRPHRHHRPLAPILLGLLLSFWSVPPLLASTITDQFSLSGLVNNIRSFALSDLQAFTPVTQSVSYQSGSGTVSTSFTGVPLYDFLTSAQGGGGITQNAGVKNDLLRDYVVATGSDGYRAVYSVGEIQPNFGGQKDLIAYQSNGQPLGNDGFARTTAPGDIAGGRYVSNLSSLQVLSATSASQINGTGGGPSSQLNLTGLVSNPSLYNLSRLQTLPSATETVTYRAGSSTVTGTFTGVPLWTLLSNAGLITNPDIKNDLLGKYLVATGSDGYKAVIALGEISPRFGNKDVLVAYNVNGQGLGADGFARLVVPGDTLGGRYVSNLIGLEVFDARGSVSAPEPATGLLLLAGIPAIMFLGWRRQDQPHA, from the coding sequence ATGATCCGTCCACACCGCCACCACCGTCCTCTCGCACCTATCCTGCTCGGCCTCCTCCTCAGTTTCTGGTCGGTCCCTCCCCTCCTCGCCTCGACGATCACCGACCAGTTCTCCCTGTCTGGACTGGTCAACAACATCAGGTCTTTTGCGCTGAGTGATCTCCAGGCATTTACGCCGGTTACCCAAAGTGTCTCCTATCAATCCGGGTCGGGCACCGTCTCGACCAGCTTTACCGGAGTTCCGCTCTATGACTTTTTGACAAGTGCCCAGGGGGGAGGCGGGATTACCCAGAACGCTGGCGTAAAAAATGATCTGCTACGCGACTATGTGGTCGCCACAGGGAGCGACGGCTATCGCGCGGTCTACTCCGTCGGCGAAATCCAGCCGAACTTCGGCGGCCAGAAAGACCTGATCGCCTACCAGTCTAATGGGCAACCATTGGGAAACGACGGGTTCGCGAGAACCACCGCACCCGGCGATATCGCGGGTGGACGCTATGTCTCCAATCTGAGCAGCTTGCAAGTCTTGTCCGCGACATCCGCCTCTCAGATCAACGGAACCGGTGGAGGACCCTCATCTCAGCTCAACCTGACAGGGCTGGTATCGAATCCCAGCCTGTATAACCTCTCGAGGCTGCAAACCTTACCCTCCGCCACCGAAACCGTCACCTATCGAGCCGGCTCATCCACCGTGACCGGCACCTTCACCGGCGTTCCCCTTTGGACCCTGCTGTCCAATGCCGGGCTCATCACCAATCCCGACATCAAGAACGACCTGCTGGGGAAATACCTGGTGGCAACCGGCAGTGACGGCTACAAAGCCGTCATCGCGCTCGGCGAAATCTCTCCACGGTTCGGGAATAAGGATGTGCTCGTGGCCTACAACGTTAACGGACAAGGCCTCGGCGCCGACGGATTCGCACGATTAGTGGTTCCGGGCGATACGCTAGGCGGCCGTTATGTGTCGAATCTCATCGGCCTGGAAGTCTTCGACGCACGAGGCTCCGTCTCAGCTCCAGAACCGGCGACGGGCCTCCTTCTGCTCGCTGGTATTCCGGCCATCATGTTCCTCGGTTGGCGGCGGCAAGACCAACCACACGCCTGA
- the epsI gene encoding EpsI family protein: MKPAGGIWHPTLEAGQAERLHSEAGVHISKSRSTGTSIALKLAVAGTLLSLLAFPTFQGLWTVWSSRPDASHGFLIPLIAAVLIRQRWPELRRLPFQPSPGLGIPLILLSLAGLLLGDAGAVVSLSGLSFIGLTASLIVALFGWAWFRMLAFPLGYAVFMVPVLDSVTEPLQPYVQFVTATMARLMLALLSIPVFQSGTLLHLPTGTVEVAAECSGMGFLISILAIGLPLAMMGLRTWPMRIALIATTLVLSLGVNWMRVALIALSGHLWGWSANLHGPLHLLHAMSVYWIGLGFLLCGLWVGRTVERRISWQPQKSRLLSGQSLPLNALPRWNHIWVATCLLMSLALILLSVPLMTSLNASTDLSPFPGTIGDWIWDDAVHGTPLIAVGQVDQELLRTYRNASGDQIQLHIVYLASQSQGRELINHRTRRLHQAASRVTIDAGEPALTVNRTTFEASHRAYDLVFWYEEQGRMFTDRLYAKLMAAISSLTGGGSAGALVLISRPIASTQPDTQPTDDALARFTLLALPILQAYLP, from the coding sequence ATGAAACCCGCAGGCGGCATATGGCATCCCACGTTGGAGGCGGGACAAGCTGAGAGGCTCCACAGCGAGGCCGGTGTTCACATATCGAAATCCAGGAGTACCGGCACGAGTATCGCTCTCAAGCTCGCTGTTGCCGGTACTCTGCTCAGCCTGCTGGCATTCCCCACCTTCCAAGGCCTCTGGACGGTATGGTCGAGCAGACCGGACGCCTCGCACGGCTTCCTCATTCCACTCATTGCCGCTGTCCTCATCCGGCAACGGTGGCCGGAGCTGCGGCGACTCCCCTTCCAACCCTCTCCCGGCCTGGGCATCCCACTCATCCTGCTGTCCCTGGCCGGCCTTCTTCTCGGCGACGCCGGCGCTGTCGTCAGCCTCAGCGGCCTCTCATTCATCGGACTCACTGCCAGCCTCATCGTGGCGCTATTCGGTTGGGCCTGGTTCCGGATGCTGGCGTTTCCGTTGGGCTATGCCGTCTTCATGGTGCCGGTCCTTGATTCCGTGACCGAACCGCTACAACCCTATGTTCAGTTCGTTACCGCCACCATGGCCAGGCTCATGCTCGCGCTCTTGTCCATACCGGTCTTTCAATCAGGCACGCTGCTCCACCTTCCGACCGGAACAGTGGAGGTGGCGGCGGAATGCAGCGGAATGGGATTCCTGATCTCGATCCTGGCCATCGGCCTCCCGCTTGCGATGATGGGATTGCGGACCTGGCCGATGCGGATCGCACTGATCGCCACGACGCTCGTCCTCAGCCTCGGCGTGAATTGGATGCGTGTGGCCCTGATCGCTCTGAGCGGCCACCTCTGGGGCTGGTCTGCTAACCTCCACGGTCCCCTGCATCTCCTGCATGCCATGTCGGTCTACTGGATCGGTTTGGGCTTTCTGCTTTGCGGACTCTGGGTAGGACGCACAGTGGAACGCAGGATCTCCTGGCAGCCACAGAAGTCTCGCCTGCTTTCAGGGCAGTCCCTTCCGTTGAATGCCCTCCCGCGCTGGAATCACATCTGGGTTGCCACCTGCCTGTTGATGAGCCTGGCGCTCATCCTGCTCTCTGTCCCTTTGATGACGAGCCTCAACGCCTCTACGGATCTCTCTCCATTTCCCGGCACGATCGGGGATTGGATCTGGGACGATGCCGTACATGGCACCCCGCTCATCGCGGTCGGCCAGGTCGATCAGGAATTACTACGGACCTACCGCAATGCCTCCGGCGACCAAATCCAGCTGCACATCGTGTATCTGGCGTCTCAATCACAAGGCAGAGAGTTGATCAACCATCGAACCAGACGCCTCCATCAAGCAGCATCCCGGGTCACCATCGACGCAGGTGAACCCGCCCTCACAGTAAACCGGACGACATTCGAAGCCTCCCATCGCGCCTACGACCTGGTCTTTTGGTACGAAGAACAGGGCCGGATGTTTACCGATCGCCTGTACGCCAAACTCATGGCGGCCATTTCTTCATTGACGGGCGGTGGCTCTGCGGGAGCCCTCGTGTTGATCAGCCGCCCCATCGCCTCGACTCAACCGGACACACAGCCAACCGACGACGCGCTCGCCCGCTTCACTCTTCTGGCCCTTCCCATCCTGCAGGCCTATTTGCCATGA